From Candidatus Nitricoxidivorans perseverans, the proteins below share one genomic window:
- a CDS encoding HDOD domain-containing protein, producing MMTSRSATSFPTISLLPVEDAHHGWSALLLEMPGAFDVDALARLFGEFGLYEALDNLPCIVSLLDPAGLSREIVELLPADRVVLRIPPDVCADPARQDDLAHLRGAGFKLISDELPAVGSRSSRPVKESSDNPRQALLLRLLALIAADADSHQMETIFKQDAHLSYQLLKLVNSVAFSLSTKITSFNQAITLLGRRQIQRWLQLLLYAHAPGAAANPLMPRAALRAELMESLCAETGGGKESQDRAYMVGMFSLLDMLFGMTVAEIVAPLNLADDVASALTEHSGALGTLLRAVEAGEEGSGPRLSAALATAGIDPAAWAGALVQAYHWAIPISRET from the coding sequence ATGATGACATCCCGGTCAGCCACTTCCTTTCCGACGATTTCGCTCCTTCCGGTCGAGGACGCGCATCACGGCTGGTCGGCGCTGCTTCTGGAAATGCCCGGTGCATTCGACGTCGATGCCCTGGCCCGGCTTTTCGGCGAATTCGGCCTTTACGAGGCGTTGGACAATCTTCCCTGCATCGTCTCCCTGCTCGATCCGGCCGGTCTGTCCCGGGAAATCGTCGAGCTGCTGCCCGCCGACCGGGTCGTGCTGCGCATCCCGCCCGACGTCTGCGCCGATCCGGCCCGACAGGACGATCTTGCCCATCTGCGCGGCGCCGGTTTCAAGCTCATAAGCGATGAACTCCCCGCTGTCGGCAGTCGCTCGTCCCGTCCAGTGAAGGAAAGCTCCGACAACCCCCGCCAAGCCCTGCTGCTGCGGTTGCTGGCCCTGATCGCCGCCGACGCGGACTCTCACCAGATGGAAACGATTTTCAAGCAGGACGCCCATCTGTCCTATCAGTTGCTCAAGCTGGTCAATTCCGTGGCTTTTTCGCTTTCCACCAAGATCACCAGTTTCAACCAGGCCATCACCCTGCTCGGCCGGCGCCAGATTCAGCGCTGGCTGCAATTGCTGCTCTATGCCCATGCCCCGGGCGCCGCCGCCAACCCCCTGATGCCGCGCGCGGCTTTGCGGGCCGAATTGATGGAGTCCCTTTGCGCCGAGACCGGCGGCGGCAAGGAAAGCCAGGACCGGGCCTACATGGTCGGCATGTTCTCCCTGCTGGATATGCTTTTCGGCATGACGGTCGCCGAGATCGTCGCGCCGCTCAATCTGGCCGACGACGTGGCATCGGCCCTGACTGAGCATTCCGGTGCGCTCGGCACCCTGTTGCGCGCCGTCGAGGCCGGCGAAGAGGGCTCCGGCCCTCGTCTTTCCGCCGCTCTGGCAACCGCCGGCATCGATCCCGCGGCCTGGGCCGGCGCCCTGGTGCAGGCGTACCACTGGGCGATCCCGATCAGCCGGGAAACCTGA
- a CDS encoding 5-formyltetrahydrofolate cyclo-ligase: MSEKNGGNLHDSATGPVADRAALRHAAIVARESMTDEEHARASRSIEDHLAALLFDRPPSVLGFCWPVRNEFDCRPLVGRLLSAGWRACLPVAQSPAAAMPFREWAPDAPMTADRYGIPIPAEGECLIPGIVLLPLVAFDCQGYRLGYGGGHFDRTLAALAPRPIAIGIGFERTRIDSIRPESHDMPLDAVVTEIGVKLYPR, encoded by the coding sequence GTGTCCGAAAAAAACGGGGGCAATCTCCACGATTCCGCGACAGGCCCCGTCGCCGACCGCGCCGCCCTGCGCCACGCCGCCATCGTCGCCCGCGAGTCGATGACGGACGAAGAGCATGCCCGCGCCTCGAGAAGCATCGAAGACCACCTCGCCGCCTTGCTGTTCGACCGGCCGCCCTCCGTGCTGGGCTTCTGCTGGCCGGTGAGGAATGAATTCGATTGCCGGCCGCTGGTTGGCCGCCTCCTGTCGGCAGGCTGGCGCGCCTGCCTGCCGGTGGCGCAGTCGCCGGCGGCCGCCATGCCCTTCCGCGAGTGGGCGCCCGATGCCCCCATGACCGCCGATCGCTACGGCATCCCGATCCCGGCCGAGGGTGAATGCCTGATTCCCGGCATCGTCCTGCTGCCCCTGGTCGCCTTCGATTGCCAGGGTTACCGGCTCGGCTACGGCGGCGGCCACTTCGACCGCACGCTGGCCGCGCTCGCACCCCGGCCGATCGCCATCGGCATCGGCTTCGAGCGGACGCGCATCGACTCCATCCGCCCGGAATCCCACGACATGCCGCTCGATGCCGTCGTCACTGAAATTGGCGTAAAGTTGTATCCGCGATGA
- a CDS encoding lytic transglycosylase domain-containing protein, which produces MWPPHPAAAPKAAVDGDRAFLAAQDAFRLGERVRLSRLMDALRGHELAPWAEYWLLRLRLEEDAANGVRDFLVRHEGSYLAEKLRADWLKTLAVRQEWTVFQEEYPRLAQPDREVACHALQGRLVRQRDITALDEARFLWLSALDLPESCTPLMDRLIANGRLSDEDIWTRTRRLLEAGKLPAAREAISYLPSGERSDAHALDAVIAAPARHLARLPAHFADTRAGREMALFAVQRMARNDPLAAAAQWQTVETRFSDADRAHVWGRLAWQAAMQHLDEALDWYDKAEGSQLSDEQLAWRARAALRAGDWRAVDQAIARMPPPMGAQPGWTYWLARALVEQGRRDEAQALYRKIAGQPNFYGNLADDELGRPITVPSAAEPPSAEELAQAAANPGLQRALALFRLDMRVEGVREWSWALSGMDDRQLLAAAEWASRHDALDRAIHTADRTRVEHDYRLRYPAPFRESVEPKARELDLDHGWVYGLMRQESRFVANARSSAGAKGLMQIMPATANWVAKKIGLTGFRLASLGDTDTNVKLGTHYLKMVLESLDNHPVLAAAAYNAGPNRARKWRAARPLEGAIYAETIPFSETRDYVKKVMSNAVYYAALFEGKPQSLKSRLGVVRPKGGDAEAEYLP; this is translated from the coding sequence ATGTGGCCTCCGCACCCGGCGGCGGCCCCGAAGGCGGCCGTCGATGGCGACCGTGCTTTCCTTGCGGCCCAGGATGCGTTCCGCCTGGGTGAACGGGTCAGGCTGTCCCGCCTCATGGATGCCCTGCGCGGACACGAGCTGGCGCCTTGGGCCGAATACTGGTTGCTGCGTTTGCGGCTGGAGGAAGACGCCGCCAATGGCGTCCGGGATTTTCTCGTGCGTCACGAGGGCAGCTACCTGGCCGAAAAACTGCGCGCCGACTGGCTGAAAACCCTGGCCGTACGCCAGGAATGGACGGTTTTTCAGGAGGAATATCCCCGTCTCGCCCAACCCGACCGGGAAGTCGCCTGCCACGCCCTGCAGGGCCGGCTGGTTCGCCAGCGGGACATCACCGCGCTCGACGAGGCGCGTTTCCTCTGGCTCTCCGCCCTTGATCTGCCGGAATCCTGCACGCCGTTGATGGATCGGCTGATCGCCAATGGCCGGCTGTCCGACGAGGACATATGGACGCGGACGCGGCGCCTGCTCGAGGCCGGAAAGCTTCCGGCGGCCAGGGAGGCCATCTCCTATCTGCCGTCCGGCGAGAGGTCCGACGCCCACGCGCTCGATGCCGTGATCGCAGCGCCCGCACGCCATCTGGCGAGACTGCCGGCCCATTTCGCCGACACCCGGGCCGGGCGGGAAATGGCCCTGTTCGCCGTGCAGCGCATGGCTCGCAACGATCCTCTGGCGGCCGCGGCCCAGTGGCAGACCGTGGAGACCCGGTTCTCCGACGCCGATCGTGCCCATGTCTGGGGCCGGCTGGCCTGGCAGGCGGCCATGCAGCACCTGGATGAGGCGCTCGACTGGTATGACAAGGCCGAGGGCTCGCAGCTTTCCGATGAACAACTGGCCTGGCGGGCGCGCGCGGCCCTGCGCGCCGGCGACTGGCGGGCGGTGGATCAGGCCATTGCCCGGATGCCGCCGCCGATGGGGGCGCAACCCGGCTGGACCTATTGGCTGGCCCGCGCCCTGGTCGAACAGGGCCGGCGCGACGAGGCGCAGGCGCTGTACCGGAAGATCGCCGGCCAGCCGAATTTCTACGGCAATCTGGCCGACGACGAACTGGGCCGTCCCATCACCGTGCCGTCCGCGGCCGAACCCCCGAGCGCGGAGGAGCTGGCGCAGGCGGCGGCGAACCCCGGTCTGCAACGCGCCCTGGCGCTATTCCGCCTCGACATGCGCGTCGAGGGCGTGCGTGAATGGAGCTGGGCGCTCTCCGGCATGGACGACCGGCAATTGCTCGCCGCGGCCGAATGGGCGAGCCGCCACGACGCCCTCGACCGCGCCATCCACACGGCCGACAGGACGCGGGTCGAGCATGATTACCGCCTGCGCTATCCCGCCCCCTTCCGCGAGAGCGTCGAGCCGAAGGCGAGGGAACTCGACCTGGATCATGGCTGGGTCTATGGCCTGATGCGCCAGGAAAGCCGCTTCGTCGCCAATGCCCGGTCGTCGGCCGGCGCCAAGGGCCTCATGCAGATCATGCCGGCCACCGCTAATTGGGTGGCCAAAAAGATCGGCCTGACCGGCTTCCGCCTGGCCAGTCTCGGCGACACGGACACCAACGTGAAACTGGGCACGCACTATCTCAAGATGGTGCTGGAATCCCTCGACAACCACCCGGTGCTGGCCGCGGCCGCCTACAACGCCGGCCCCAACCGCGCCCGCAAGTGGCGCGCCGCGAGGCCGCTGGAAGGCGCCATCTACGCCGAAACCATCCCCTTCAGCGAAACGCGCGACTACGTGAAAAAGGTGATGAGCAACGCCGTCTACTACGCGGCCCTGTTCGAAGGAAAGCCGCAGTCGCTCAAGAGTCGGCTCGGCGTCGTGCGGCCGAAGGGCGGCGATGCCGAAGCGGAGTATCTGCCGTAA
- a CDS encoding UvrD-helicase domain-containing protein, producing MSHLNPAQREAVRYLDGPLLVLAGAGSGKTRVITQKIAWLIEECGVAPSRITAITFTNKAAKEMKERALKLTGQMGGRSAEGLVISTFHALGARILRQEARHAGLKPGFSILDASDTAQLFQELLKDHDKARLRRVQNRISLWKNAVIGPDEALKIAADDLEAGAARVYVEYERTLRAYQAVDFDDLIRLPVELFEAHEEVIQRWRSRTWHLLVDEYQDTNRCQYRLMKLLAGPLAAFTAVGDDDQSIYGWRGADIGNLRLLRDEFPNLKVVKLEQNYRSTTRILAAANAVIAHNDRLFDKNLWSDKGHGDVIQAVACRDGEHEAEWVVARMQAHKFENRGQWGDYAILYRGNYQARAFEQQLRAHKIPYVLSGGQSFFDRAEIKDVTSYLRLLANGDDDPAFIRAVTTPKRGIGGTTLESLGKAAGRRHVGLFEAAFAPGIETEVNPKQLAAVQEFCAFINRMEWRAKKEPAGMVLADLLSAIGYETWLFETLDPREAETRWGNVRDFMEWMAKKGEEENRNLLELAQTVALISMLDKSQQEQDAVQLATLHAAKGLEFRHVFLVGVEEGILPHRESVDAGNLEEERRLMYVGITRAQMSLAVTFCEKRKQGKEMLEREPSRFIAEMGNDLRRAGRGQAETVSKEEGRAKLAQFRALLGGQK from the coding sequence ATGTCCCACCTGAACCCCGCGCAGCGCGAGGCCGTGCGCTATCTCGACGGCCCGCTGCTGGTGCTGGCCGGCGCCGGCAGCGGCAAGACGCGGGTCATCACGCAGAAGATCGCCTGGCTGATCGAGGAGTGCGGCGTCGCGCCTTCCCGCATCACGGCCATCACCTTCACCAACAAGGCGGCGAAGGAGATGAAGGAACGGGCGCTCAAGTTGACCGGGCAGATGGGCGGACGATCGGCGGAAGGCCTGGTCATCTCCACCTTCCACGCGCTGGGCGCCCGCATCCTGCGCCAGGAGGCGCGCCACGCGGGGCTGAAGCCGGGTTTCTCCATCCTCGACGCCTCGGACACGGCGCAGCTGTTCCAGGAGCTGCTCAAGGACCATGACAAGGCGAGGCTGCGCAGGGTCCAGAACCGCATCTCGCTCTGGAAGAACGCGGTCATCGGCCCCGACGAGGCCCTGAAGATCGCGGCCGACGACCTGGAAGCCGGCGCCGCCCGCGTCTACGTCGAATACGAGCGCACCCTGCGCGCCTACCAGGCCGTGGATTTCGACGACCTGATCCGCCTGCCGGTGGAGCTGTTCGAGGCCCACGAGGAAGTGATCCAGCGCTGGCGGAGCCGCACCTGGCACCTGCTGGTGGACGAGTACCAGGACACCAACCGCTGCCAGTACCGGCTGATGAAGCTCTTGGCCGGGCCGCTCGCCGCCTTCACGGCCGTGGGCGACGACGACCAGTCCATCTACGGCTGGCGCGGCGCCGACATCGGGAACCTGCGCCTGCTGAGGGACGAGTTTCCGAATCTGAAGGTGGTCAAGCTCGAACAGAACTACCGTTCCACCACGCGCATCCTGGCCGCCGCCAACGCCGTCATCGCCCACAACGACCGGCTGTTCGACAAGAATCTGTGGTCCGACAAGGGCCACGGCGACGTCATCCAGGCCGTCGCCTGCCGCGACGGCGAGCACGAGGCCGAATGGGTCGTCGCCCGCATGCAGGCCCACAAGTTCGAGAACCGGGGCCAGTGGGGCGACTACGCCATCCTCTACCGCGGCAACTACCAGGCCCGCGCCTTCGAGCAGCAGCTGCGCGCCCACAAGATTCCCTACGTCCTGTCGGGCGGCCAGTCCTTCTTCGACCGTGCCGAGATCAAGGACGTGACGAGCTACCTGCGCCTGCTGGCCAATGGCGACGACGACCCGGCATTCATCCGCGCCGTGACGACGCCGAAGCGGGGCATCGGCGGCACGACGCTGGAGTCGTTGGGAAAGGCCGCCGGGCGGCGCCATGTCGGCCTGTTCGAGGCGGCATTCGCGCCGGGCATCGAGACGGAGGTGAACCCGAAGCAGCTCGCCGCCGTGCAAGAGTTCTGCGCGTTCATCAACCGCATGGAATGGCGCGCGAAGAAGGAGCCGGCCGGCATGGTGCTCGCCGACCTGCTCTCCGCCATCGGCTACGAGACCTGGCTGTTCGAGACGCTCGACCCGCGCGAGGCGGAGACCCGCTGGGGCAACGTGCGCGACTTCATGGAATGGATGGCGAAAAAGGGCGAGGAGGAAAACAGGAACCTGCTGGAACTCGCCCAGACCGTGGCGCTGATCTCCATGCTCGACAAGAGTCAGCAGGAGCAGGACGCCGTGCAGCTGGCCACGCTGCACGCCGCCAAGGGGCTGGAGTTCCGCCACGTGTTCCTCGTTGGCGTCGAGGAAGGCATCCTGCCCCACCGCGAATCGGTGGACGCGGGCAACCTGGAAGAGGAGCGGCGGCTCATGTACGTGGGCATCACGCGCGCGCAAATGAGCCTCGCCGTCACCTTCTGCGAGAAGCGCAAGCAGGGCAAGGAGATGTTGGAACGCGAGCCCTCGCGCTTCATCGCCGAGATGGGCAATGACCTCAGGCGCGCCGGCCGGGGCCAGGCCGAAACAGTCAGCAAGGAAGAAGGGCGGGCCAAGCTGGCGCAGTTCAGGGCGCTACTGGGCGGCCAGAAATAA
- a CDS encoding ATP-binding protein, translating to MSRPFHISLRTRTMLLVAAALLPAFGFIVWQSLDARAGAVAEVRRDARRLAMFTVDRFGQAAAMGRELVITLAAVPAVRNATKGDCDRLLADIRARHPHYANLAVMDEAGDFICSAVPLIRPINSSDRPWFQEVKRNRGFTISDFLVGRVTHRASIIFAMPLLDGGKRFRGTVFAALDLAPFAASFADIPWPAQTSLTLVDRRGTILTRHPDHEKWVGIPFPASRLAAVRAAAASITVEEHGVDGVMRTYVYQPILYKGEVLGYLVAGIPNDGYLAPIDAALRRNLLWLALVAAVCLAIAGWGGNLLLRRLHRLTEAARHFGAGDLAARSGLPRNHDEVGHLAAAFDGMACALEERDKRLDRSVREIRRLNRALRTLSAGNHILTRAGDEAELLEQMCRAVVEAGGYRFARVDYGEPPILMASANLSPEDSPDAPDAESSRLALPLRVGGKTLGVLSIFAAETDAFGPEEVELLAETADDLAYGIASLRSRARVEHAEEANQMKSEFLASMSHELRTPLNAIVGFSELMKDGLVGEMTPKQKEYVEDIFYSGEHLLSLINDILDLSKVEAGKMELQPEPVSLPSLLEACLTVVREKALAHRIRLSLEIDPEIGETRTDARKFKQIVYNYLSNAVKFTPDGGHVSVSARLVPAAALPATAAPRLGADRYLEVAVSDTGIGIAPQDLQRLFQTFVQIDSSLGRKYEGTGLGLSLVKKLADLFGGAVGVESESGKGSRFIVWLPWDARASAE from the coding sequence ATGAGCCGCCCATTCCATATCAGCCTGCGCACCCGCACGATGCTGTTGGTGGCGGCGGCGCTGCTGCCGGCCTTCGGCTTCATCGTCTGGCAGTCGCTGGACGCGCGCGCCGGGGCGGTGGCCGAGGTCCGCCGCGACGCGCGGCGGCTGGCCATGTTCACGGTGGATCGATTCGGCCAGGCCGCCGCGATGGGGCGCGAGCTGGTCATTACCCTGGCGGCGGTGCCGGCGGTGCGGAATGCGACAAAGGGAGACTGCGACCGATTGCTCGCCGACATCCGCGCCCGTCATCCCCACTACGCCAACCTCGCCGTCATGGACGAGGCCGGCGACTTCATCTGCAGCGCCGTGCCGCTGATCCGGCCGATCAACTCCTCCGACCGCCCGTGGTTCCAGGAGGTCAAGCGCAACCGCGGCTTCACGATCAGCGATTTCCTGGTGGGGCGAGTCACCCACAGGGCTTCGATCATCTTCGCCATGCCCCTGCTCGACGGGGGAAAGCGGTTTCGCGGCACCGTATTCGCCGCCCTCGACCTCGCTCCTTTCGCCGCCTCGTTTGCCGACATCCCCTGGCCGGCCCAGACGTCGCTCACCCTGGTGGACCGCCGGGGCACCATCCTTACCCGTCATCCCGATCACGAAAAATGGGTGGGCATACCTTTCCCCGCCTCGCGTCTCGCCGCCGTCCGCGCCGCGGCGGCAAGCATCACCGTGGAGGAACACGGCGTGGACGGTGTGATGCGCACTTACGTCTATCAGCCGATCCTCTACAAGGGCGAAGTGTTGGGATATCTGGTTGCCGGGATTCCCAACGACGGCTACCTGGCTCCCATCGACGCGGCCCTGCGGCGCAACCTGCTGTGGCTGGCGCTGGTCGCGGCGGTTTGCCTGGCGATCGCCGGATGGGGCGGCAATCTGCTGTTGCGACGCTTGCACCGGCTCACCGAGGCCGCCCGGCATTTCGGCGCGGGCGACCTCGCCGCGCGCAGCGGCCTGCCCCGCAACCACGACGAGGTGGGCCATCTCGCCGCCGCCTTCGACGGCATGGCATGCGCGCTGGAGGAACGTGACAAACGCCTGGACCGGTCGGTGCGTGAAATCCGGCGCCTCAACCGGGCGCTGCGCACGCTTTCCGCCGGCAACCACATTCTGACCCGCGCCGGCGACGAAGCCGAACTGCTGGAGCAGATGTGCCGCGCCGTGGTGGAGGCGGGTGGCTACCGCTTCGCCCGGGTGGACTATGGCGAACCGCCCATCCTCATGGCCAGCGCCAACCTGTCGCCGGAGGACTCTCCCGACGCGCCCGACGCCGAAAGCTCCCGCCTGGCGCTGCCGCTCCGTGTCGGAGGCAAGACCCTCGGCGTGCTGTCGATCTTCGCCGCCGAGACCGATGCCTTCGGCCCGGAAGAAGTGGAGCTGCTGGCGGAAACCGCCGACGATCTCGCCTACGGCATCGCCAGCCTGCGCAGCCGCGCGCGCGTCGAGCATGCGGAGGAGGCGAACCAGATGAAATCCGAGTTCCTCGCCAGCATGTCGCACGAGCTGCGCACGCCGCTCAACGCCATCGTGGGCTTTTCGGAATTGATGAAGGACGGCCTGGTGGGCGAGATGACGCCCAAGCAGAAGGAGTATGTCGAAGACATCTTCTACAGCGGCGAACACCTGCTGTCGCTGATCAACGACATCCTCGACCTGTCCAAGGTGGAGGCCGGCAAGATGGAGTTGCAGCCGGAGCCGGTTTCGCTGCCCTCCCTGCTCGAAGCCTGCCTGACGGTGGTGAGGGAGAAGGCGCTCGCGCACCGCATCCGGCTGTCGCTGGAGATCGATCCGGAAATCGGCGAGACGCGGACCGACGCGCGCAAGTTCAAGCAGATCGTCTACAACTACCTCTCCAACGCGGTGAAATTCACGCCCGACGGCGGCCATGTGTCGGTTTCGGCCCGGCTGGTGCCGGCGGCGGCGCTGCCGGCCACGGCGGCGCCCCGCCTCGGGGCGGACCGCTACCTGGAGGTGGCCGTGAGCGACACCGGCATCGGCATCGCCCCGCAGGACTTGCAGCGCCTGTTCCAGACCTTCGTCCAGATCGACAGCAGCCTGGGCCGCAAATACGAGGGCACCGGACTGGGATTGTCCCTGGTGAAAAAGCTGGCGGACCTGTTCGGCGGAGCCGTGGGCGTGGAAAGCGAATCCGGCAAAGGGTCGAGGTTCATCGTCTGGCTGCCGTGGGACGCCCGGGCATCCGCGGAGTAA
- a CDS encoding response regulator, with the protein MEQARQATILAVDDDERNLKLLGALLDAEGYAVRFAASGEETLAAVAERLPDLILLDVMMPGIDGFEVARRLKADARSRAIPIVMVTALADRNSRLKGLEAGTEEFLTKPVDRAELQVRVKNLLRIKEYNDFLADHNRILEEQVKARTRQLTESYRDTIFALARASEYHDEDTGQHVKRVGHYCVALGERMGLDGAFRDTIFYAAPMHDVGKIAIPDAVMLKPGGLDAEEWRVMKKHAELGAHILGAISESPYIAMGKEIALNHHERWDGGGYPNGRRGEEIPLAARVMTVGDIYDALRAKRPYKPPLTHERAVEIITEGDGRTVPAHFDPAVLAAFRAHADAFREIYAAHAD; encoded by the coding sequence ATGGAACAGGCCAGGCAAGCCACCATCCTGGCGGTGGACGACGACGAGCGCAACCTGAAGCTGCTGGGGGCGCTGCTCGACGCCGAGGGCTACGCGGTACGCTTCGCCGCCAGCGGGGAGGAAACCCTGGCCGCGGTGGCGGAACGGCTGCCCGACCTGATCCTGCTCGACGTCATGATGCCCGGCATCGACGGGTTCGAGGTGGCGCGCCGGCTCAAGGCCGATGCCCGGAGCCGCGCCATCCCGATCGTCATGGTCACGGCGCTGGCGGACCGCAACTCTCGCCTCAAGGGGCTGGAGGCGGGAACGGAGGAATTCCTGACCAAGCCGGTGGACCGCGCGGAGTTGCAGGTTCGGGTGAAGAATCTCCTCAGGATCAAGGAGTACAACGACTTCCTCGCCGACCACAACCGCATCCTGGAGGAACAGGTCAAGGCGCGCACCCGCCAGCTCACTGAAAGCTACCGCGACACCATTTTCGCCCTGGCGCGCGCATCGGAGTACCACGACGAGGACACCGGCCAGCACGTCAAGCGCGTCGGCCATTACTGCGTGGCGCTCGGCGAACGGATGGGGCTGGACGGGGCCTTCCGCGACACGATCTTCTATGCGGCGCCGATGCACGACGTGGGCAAGATCGCCATCCCGGACGCGGTCATGCTCAAGCCGGGCGGGCTCGACGCCGAGGAATGGCGGGTGATGAAGAAGCACGCGGAGTTGGGCGCGCATATCCTCGGGGCGATTTCCGAATCCCCCTACATCGCGATGGGAAAGGAAATCGCCCTCAACCATCACGAGCGCTGGGACGGCGGCGGTTATCCCAACGGCCGGCGCGGAGAGGAGATCCCCCTTGCCGCCCGCGTCATGACGGTAGGCGACATCTACGACGCCCTGCGCGCCAAACGCCCCTACAAGCCGCCCTTGACGCACGAACGTGCGGTGGAGATCATCACCGAGGGCGACGGGCGAACGGTGCCGGCGCACTTCGACCCGGCGGTGCTGGCGGCATTCCGGGCCCATGCCGACGCATTTCGCGAAATCTATGCCGCCCATGCGGATTGA
- a CDS encoding response regulator, with protein MTISRPNESSPAAAPLALVVEDNDMAAELIRAQLSTEGLAVLRARSAEEALRLAADRRPDLFTVDILLPGMDGWELLAHLKQDERLADVPVVIISIVADRGRGLSLGATGVLQKPYSRRELEQALSALDFARPDGAPPMVLVVDDDPRSVELFAAHLAHANYRVLRAGAGAEGLTLARAELPDLIVLDLMMPEMSGFEVVERLKEDPATAAIPVLIVTAKILTDEDRRALNGHVLRIMEKAEFDHGRFINEVRRALRRRTG; from the coding sequence ATGACGATATCCCGCCCGAATGAGAGCAGCCCAGCCGCGGCTCCGCTGGCGCTGGTGGTGGAAGACAACGACATGGCGGCGGAACTGATCCGCGCCCAGCTGTCGACCGAAGGCCTCGCGGTGCTGCGCGCCCGTTCGGCGGAGGAAGCCCTGCGGCTCGCCGCCGACCGCCGCCCCGACCTCTTCACCGTGGACATCCTGCTGCCCGGCATGGATGGCTGGGAACTGTTGGCGCACCTCAAGCAGGACGAGCGGCTGGCCGACGTGCCGGTGGTCATCATCTCGATCGTCGCCGACCGCGGCCGCGGCCTGTCGCTGGGCGCCACCGGCGTGTTACAGAAGCCCTACAGCCGCCGCGAGCTTGAGCAGGCGCTCTCGGCGCTGGATTTCGCCCGCCCCGACGGCGCGCCGCCCATGGTGCTGGTGGTGGACGACGACCCGCGCTCGGTGGAGTTGTTCGCCGCCCACCTCGCCCATGCGAACTACCGCGTGCTGCGCGCCGGCGCCGGCGCCGAAGGGCTGACGCTGGCCCGCGCCGAGCTTCCGGATTTGATCGTGCTCGACCTGATGATGCCGGAGATGTCGGGCTTCGAGGTGGTCGAGCGCCTCAAGGAAGACCCCGCGACCGCCGCCATTCCGGTGCTGATCGTCACCGCCAAGATCCTCACGGACGAGGACCGGCGGGCGCTCAACGGCCATGTGCTGCGCATCATGGAGAAGGCCGAGTTCGACCACGGCCGGTTCATCAACGAGGTGAGGCGCGCATTGCGCCGACGGACAGGGTAG